The sequence below is a genomic window from Acropora palmata chromosome 5, jaAcrPala1.3, whole genome shotgun sequence.
tcgtgagcgagcagttttgccctcttcacgaagtaaaattaagaaaaaaatactatcttctttgaccaatcagcattcagtaattttgccctctatgttattaagcTGAATtattaagctgtaaataagggctgttaacaaccaatcatgttcaagcattttgttattgacacaatttaGAAAGTAATCAGTCTAACAGCATGAAACACTTTGCTGGTTGTCAATCTCAACCCACAAAAGGACGCCAGGTCTAACACTTTTGCCACTCTCAGATCagaagcaaatgaaaaaatggaCTGCAAGGCAATCAAGGAAGCAATCAGTCTCAAAACTTTAAACAAATTCACATTTGCACTTCTTACATGTTGGATCGTACTCGGTACCATTCTGTGTGGAGCGTTCTCAGAGATTGAAATTAGTGAGCCGAGATACGATTTTCGTTGTGATGGAACAGACGACATCGACAAAGATTTCCTGCGAGGAAAGTGCTATAGCCAATACCGGCTTCAAAATCATCAACTCGGCATTCCCCTTTACGCCTTTATCCTGATCAATGTTTCTCTAATTCCAATTGTGACCTGCATCTACTCTCTATGCATCAAGTCAACAGTTGATAAACTCGAACGATTCAGCCATCAAGACAACAACACAGAACCGAGGGATAAAAGACGAAGCCTTTTCATCGCATATCTTTGTCAACTTGTTGCTAACATTGCTTTCGAGATAACTTTTTTCGTCTTGCTAGAAACGCATCTATTTTATCCCAAGAACTTTCCATCAGACTTTTTTTGTCGTATCAAAAATCTTTCGGCTAAACGAACACAGTCTATCAATTTATTCAACTGTCACACGACAAGAGCGGATGAGAAGAATATCTGGACTACTGCTGTGGAGGTAATAAACGGATTTTTTGCGTTTTGCGTATTCGTAGAAATCATTTGCATCTTATCGCGAGCTAGAAATGGTAAAAAGTTCATGGAAAATTGGCAGTTTTATGCTGATCATTTGAAATCGAACTCAGACGAACGCCGCCAAGCACAACCAGAACCGATGCCTTTGGTGGAACCACAACCTGCAGTTGTCAACATGCCGGGAAACCCTGAAATAACTCTCTCTCCTCCTGAACACCCAGAACTCGTTCAAGCACCAAATGACTTCCCCAGTGCCATTCAGACACTGAAAGAGGATTGCGTGCGGGGCACGGAGCAGCTGAGTGATCTTAAACAACCTTTTCGACGACCAAATCACGGCGAAGGCTCCATACATGATCTCAAAATCGACGAGATATATATCCATGTAGCAATCCATGAAGGAAGAGGTCAACATTACTTTGCGAAAGACAGGCGGGAACAGCTCAAAGAATACCCGCCTAATGCAAAGGACTGCCACTTCGCAAAACCACAGGATATTGTTGATAAAAAGCACGCAAATGTTCTCGTTGTTGGCCGTCCTGGGATAGGAAAAACATCATTGAGCACGAAGATGCTTCGTCTTTGGGCAACTGGAGAAGCTTTTAATGAGGACCACCCCGAGAAATCTTACTTTATCATTGTATTCCTCGTAAAGTTTAGGCGCTTTAATAAAAACGCAAAGTTGAGCCTTCATGAGCTGTTGGCCCGCGCAGAAACAGTCCAGCGTTTGGATGATTCTGTTTGGGAGTTTGTCCAAAACGAACCTACcaaagttcttttaatttttgatggaCTGGATgaatattcaagaaaagagGATATCAACGCCCAAGAAGATGAACCAACTTACATGAGCAATGTGGTAGAAAAGATGCCCCTTTCCGTTTTGTATAACAAACTGGCGGCGGGAAAACTTCTTCGTGGTGCGAGCATACTCACAACAACAAGACCAAATGCTGTGGAATATGTTGCACAtctaaattttcaaagaacagTGGAAATTCTCGGATTTACGTCTACAAATGTTGAAGACTACGTCCAGAAATTTTCTCAAGATTCTACGGGAGCAAAGGAGAAAATTTGGGAGCACATCAAGTCCAACGCAAATCTCTTTTCATTGTGCTACATCCCAGTGAActgttttctcatttgccactgcttgcttcaaattttcctgacTAGTTCTTCCCAGCGGCTCCCAACGAAAATAACGGACATTTATCAAATGACCGTAAAGATGGTCTTCTTCAAACACAACAGGGAAAACTTGTCTCCAGAGGAACTCGAAAAGTTGAAGAAAACGCACACGTATgagccatttgaaaacttccctgAAGAACTTCAAAAACTCTTCTACAAGCTTGGAGAAATCGCTTTTAAAGGGATTAAAGAAAGAAGGCTGCTGTTTGAATCAAGCGAAGTCAGTGGGTTGGAAGAATGCGGACTGTTTCACAAACTGCCAGACTTACAATGAAAGCGATCATTGAATGAGCCGCCAAAGTCCCAATTCTGTTTTACTCACCTGAGGGTGCAAGAATTCTTTGCAGCAAAGTATCTGGTAGACACCGAGTCAAGTGAGGAAATTGAAAGATTTGTTTCCCAGCATATCAATGACGGCACATGGCAAGTGGTACTGCAATTCGTAGCCGGATTGCTGAAGAGCTCACTAGCCAACGACATTTTTATCAAATTGTTGCCGAAGTCGactgagaagaaagaaaactttgagTTTTCAGAACCAAAAACACTGACCTATTGGCCAGCGACAAAAGACAACGATCTAGCTGTGCAAGTATGTAAGTGTCTGTACGAGATTAACGATGAACAGCAACCAgtattacaaaacaaaatagagaaaattaaattcaacgCGGTTCACTTAAGTCAATGTTCACTTGCACCGACTGATGTTTCTGCTGTCTTACATTTCTTAGAAAATGCAGAAGAAGTTTTGTACATAAATTTGTTCTACAATGAAATGGGTGACTTCGGTGCAaacgaagtgaaaaaatttattattaacaGGGAACGCAAACTACAACGGTTAAACCTCGCTCAAAACAACCTCAccacaacgcagcgaaggatttcgctgcagcacttaagcacagtaattgtaaactagaatcgtTGGGCCTCGGTGGTAACAAGTTCaccgacaacgcagcgaaggatttcgctgcagcacttaagcacagtaacTGTAAACTAAAATCGTTATACCTCATCCGTAACAAATTCACAGAGGAGGGACGCAGGTATTTAACCGACGCGGGAAAGCAAAGTAATTGCAAAGTTTTTGCCTCACTATAGCCCGAAACCCTCACATTCTAATTAAACCCTTTCATTGAAAGCTCATGCAATTTGAAATCACGTACTAATAGCAAATCAGACAAAAGGTGATATTAAAAAAGGGAGCATGGATATATACAACAAAAGAGACTCAAACATGAAAGAGCCATCAACAaatacacaggtaaatacTACAACAAATTTCATAACAATAGTCATTTATTACATTCCCAAGAAATTACaactaaattttatttttaaattagctCACCACAAAGAGTCACTAAGAGAAGACAAAGTTCTCAAAGTTATGtacaaagtttttctttttttcttctgtgctTTATGAGTTTATGCACTAAATCTTGTAGAAGTCTTGCAGAAGTAAAGCGTTACAATTACTTGTAATTCACAAGAATAGTTAAAGAAATTGAGGAGAAATAACTAAGTGTGAATCTTAACTTGTTTTAAATGGTTGCACAGTCAGACCAAGGCTGTAATTAAACTTTTTGAGATGAACTTTGGTGTTTTTCGTTTCTCAGACTGATCTGTCCCAGAATTGAACTGTGCTGAGaatatgaaaattgcaaattgacACTCACTCGTTCCTGAGCCTTTTTCCCCCACACATGAGGGGTGACCTTTAAGACACGCTGAGAGCTAAGGTAgataaaacaaacacaagaaaataacgaaaacaaggaaaagaaaaagccctTTCCACTTGAAACTCAAACTTTTTCCCATCCTGAGGAGGAGGCTGAAATGGCTCCTATCATTCTGCAATCTTCTCAACCGATCACCATCAGTGAAAAAGACACTGAAGTTcacaaagtgaaattttgatCTAAAACCTTTTGAGGGCAAATTAAATTCATGTCCTCTTTTAATTGCCAATATATAGCTAATCAAATTGCAAGATAAACGTACTTTGACACCCAGCGGCAGTTCCCAAACAAAGACCTGACAGTGTGTGACTGTATCGAAAACTTCAAATGCCTTGGAAAAAATTGATGGTTCAACCACAGTTCTTTCTGCAAACTTTAATATGGTCGACCAACCACTATTGACCTCTAAGAAGCTGAAATGGGAATGACTTCTTGCAAATGCAATCCTTTTTGCAATCTACACTGtaagttttatttattttctatgagatttaaaaaaaattaatctccTCTGAGTTGCCTAAATTGGTTCATAAGAAAAGTGAGCTGCATGATCATCGTCGTTATGAGAACCTCTTCAGCACTGGCAAAAATGAAGGCCTGAATGTTCagtccttcatttcattttccactgCTTATGATGTTTATGACATAAATAAACCTGTGTAACAAACCCCAATGGATTTACTCTGTAAATTTAAATTGGGTTTGAGCTCCTCCAAGAATAACATAGTGTAAATTACCCAATTATTGTGTTCATAAAcaatatcattgattttataataatttatagcTCCAACAACTTTCGTTCTTCTGATTGTACACAAACTGGACCTCTTCTCAAAAACAATTTAGTATGATTTTGTATCAaatattcaaatgttttcaacATGGATTGGaattattaagaaaaagaaataacagaGAATGGGAAATGATAGCAGAAAAAGTGAAATGCAATACTGCTCATAAAAAAAAGCATGAGCGTTTGCTGATTATCAGAATAGACTAGTTCTAAAATGACTATGAAAACCAATAGGAGCAAACAGCACAAAACATcaataagaaaaattattattccttgcaATGACCTGTAAGTAGCTCAAAGTGTGGGAAATCTTGCCCACAAAAGGTGCGATTAGTTTTGCCTTTGCTTCtaattggctgaaaaactggcacaacATTTCCAAGTGTAGCATGCAATTTGGTAATTACCTCCCACACGCATTTCAAAACTGCTCTAAATACTAGGCCTGTAATATCTCACCATGGAGAACAAACCATCAAGATTCTTGGAGGAATGCGCCATTATTATTAAGTGTAACGATTAGGGcgcatgtgaatgaaaacgaGAGCCAAACTTTTTTTAACATGCAAGAGATGAAAGTTGATTCAAGCATCTTCAATAAAGGCTGGAGATCAATGATAACAGCTTAATAAGGAGATGGTTAGATTATGCTGTGATACATTTTAACATGGGAACTAACTTGTGCTGATGATTTGGTCAATGTTTGATTTGTTCATGTTTGGATGCCTGGCAGCATCTATTTCACACTCCTCTACTGACTTGTCTCTTCACCTTTTTGGTAAGATCCTGCAAAAAGTCAAATGACTCTTTGGTCAActcattaattaatttggtGTTCAAACAATTTCTCAATTGAATATTGGATTGCAAAATCCCTCAACTCTCTGCAGCTGAGCAATATCAACTCAATTTGCCATTCATGGGGAAGAACTACCCACACTGCTTGGAATGCTTCATGGAATAACCTGATATGTCTACAAATGcacctagtttgatcaaatcaaGACCGTTTTGCCCACTACCAATATTTTTACCTATTTCTGCATAATTTATCCCTGGGGGTTCTAGGGTGTCTGCTCTGCTGTGGTTGaaataatgtttttcatggtaaTTGGCTTTACATAATAGCTGGTGAGTCAATCAAACCCAATTTCCTCCTGATTGTGCAAGATATTCAGATCAGTTCAGTATATTTTGCCACAATTCTCAATATTTGACATACTTTTTAAGAAAACTTAGCGGCAAGGAAGCTCAACAAGAAACCATGCAGAGTGCTTATTACATATAGGCTCCTCAAAAATGAGAGTTAGCAGTAGGCTGAGTTAGAAACAAATGGCCATTAATCTTTTTATgcacatacacacacacattATGACATATATGCGCACGAAAAGCTTATCAACTAAAAACTAGGAAATAACATTGCAAAAGCAGATGCTTAAGCAATCCAACACTGCCAGTATTTTGAATTTCATAGGAAaaagaacattaaaaatttGGTTCTCCTGgtgtaaaaattacaagaactTTCTGtacagagcagttttcaaatgcctCCGAGGTTTGTCAGATGGTTTATGTTAACAAAGGAAAGTCGAACATATTGCGACTAGCTTACAGTAACTTAAACTGACTTAGCTTGGCAACAACCGGCGTAGCGTTACGTCACTTCAACATGAGTCGCTGAAACCACCAAAAATACCAAACCAGCTGGGGactgtttctttaaaattccgagaacttttcggacccgaaaagcTGCTTGTCAAACTGTAATCCACTTGTTTCAAAAAGCCGATCTTTTAACATGCATTTAATGTATGAataatcaagagaattgcgaAGTTCCATGGTTTAGATCCTCGGCGTTACAAAGTTATagagggaattgtggcacccgaagtttcgggactttcgagaaacaagCGCCGGTCGGAcgtgaaataaaaatagattacttcatagaaagtgcgccgtacagatttttattcacgagtcgcaaaactttagaaacgaacgagtgagcgtaacgaacgagtgagtttctaaagttttgcaacgagtgaataaatccgtacaaagcactttctatggtgtaatttgtttgttatgtatataaggccaatttcatgtaataaaccttccaaatagaattctgtcttctttatatttcacacggtgaaatataattctatatttttattgcatgtttttttgcatgtttattgcatgaaattggccttattaCGCGGATGCGAAGCAATCCGCGTTATAAATTGGgacgaatttcttttttttttttcttttttcttttcgtcatGGTAGTCGCAAATTGTAACGAAAGTTGTTATTGGCTACACGTACATTGTAGCCAATGggagctcttgttgttttttccatcCGGAATCAAGATGGCATTTGTCGCAATATGGAGGGTTTCGTGCGGGGAGCTTCGATACTGCTTGAAGAGATGCACAAACCCTGAACTTGTTGCGAAATGTGAGCATATTTTATTCATGACAAGTTGTGAGTTAAATGAACGAGCAGCAAAGCCAAAATTTGTTGCTCAAAGTTGAACGTCTTTCTGTTTATATTCGCAACCGACAACGAGTTGATCGCGCAACGTGAAGAACGTGAAACAACATCAGCTAAGTTGCTTCTCGTATTTAGCCGCCTTTAGAACAGCGCAACatgacattatttttttgtagtgTCATCCCAAAAAATGGCTGCGAAGAAGACTAGTAGACTGTGTGtgtcaaagaaattgaaggtGCATATTATAAAATTGGTTTTCCCTGTCTTGAGCTTAATTCATATATTCGCATTGCTTCGATATAAAAGATTTAAACCTGAACAAGCTCCAACTCTTGAGGACGGACTTATTGTTTACCTGAGCAAATGTCTGAAATGAAGGCTTAATAATGTTGTTTACGCTTCCAGATCACAGAGCGGAcaagcatttatttttaggaaCCGGAGCAAAACCCCGCACCATACATAGCAAGCCGAATGAGAACTGTACGGCTGGCACAAACTCCCAGACATGGAGTAACATTAGCAATTAAATGTACCGAATAATAGAAAACAATGCATTTGATTCGAGAGTATCCATCATTAATCGAAGCAGACGACACTTACAAAAATAGCGTTCGGAAAATTACGAGCGTTATGATTTCTTTGGCGTGTTTGTATGCTCGGGGTCGTTTAATGTAATCTATTTGTGAACGAAAAGGTGTTCCTTGAAGTGCTGTATTGAAACGAGATTTTTCATGATGTTTATCCCAATAATTTGCTGGCTTTATTTTACAAACTCTCTGAATACTGTATGTTGACATTTGATACCTGTCTTACTTGTTAACGCGTAAAGGGAAATCTCTGAATTTTTCTCATTAATTGTGACTCCTATCAAACTAGGATCATACAGGTCGTCAGTATCAGGAGCTTTCTTATACGTGAGAAACAGATTTCCTTCACTCTTGTATTTACTAGTCATGATGTTAGATCGTGTGATCGCGgttgtctcgaaaactcagaccttgAAACTTCAGAcctcagacctcgaaaactcagacctcgaaaCATCAaacctcgaaaactcagacctcgaaacttcagaccccttgaaaaacgattgaaatttaaaaattgtaaacgCAGTTCTACATGAATGAATATATTTCTTCACGATAATTATTATCGTGACTAACCCCAAGTGTCAAATCACGCAACAATCCCGCATTGATAATTGCAGACAGGTAAAAGGTttcctatatttttattcaaaacaaaaacgagaaCGACaagaacaatggcaaaattattttactttctcGCGTGTAATCTctggatgaaaaaaaagagacctgaaccccCAGGACAGTGCAACGATCGATGTCATACAAATTTACAGGCTACTGAGATCCATGCGACATAGACCCCAGCTTCTTAGAGGGAGGAGGGGataatgcaaatgaaaagtcCTATTTTTAGATTAGCCCGTGGGATTCTTCTCCATCTGTGCGACAACGTCGCTTCCAGCTCTGCTTCCAGCTAAATAAATATTCTATGGATTTCTTTCGTCTCAAGACGCTCACATCGCACACAAACGCACACGCAGTTCGTGATAGACCTTCACTAAAAGATGGTAAGCGTCAGTTTCGGCCAGGGTCGTTTCACGAACTCCAAGATAACTCAAATGAATCACAAACAAACTCAAATGAAGCTAAAAATGCCTCAGATAACGCTGAAATGATGGTTCATGTTGACGAAAGTTTCAACTTTCAGACTAGCGGGAACTCTTACGTCAATTTGACTTAATTTCGTTATTGGGCCTCACTCTTCCCACAGAAACCAATGATATCCCTGaaaacttgagaaaaaaatcatccgCGTAAAGGCCTCTAGGCCTCTTgtatgtataataaaacagcGTTCTGCTTGGGAAGGAAGGGAAGAAGGGAGGGGTGgcatgaaaatgaatgaaagccTCGATTACAAGGTTTTCGATTGTCTTCTTTCATTGGAGTCTCAACTTGACGCTAATATCGCCTGAAAGCTTCTCACTTCGTTCTCTCGTCTTTTTGACGGTAACTATCTTTACTCGAGCTTGCCTTAGCTCATTTTTTTACAAAGCGTGCTATGGTGAACGGCAGGCTAATTATAGTGGGAGTTATATCGGGTTGTGGGAGTGTATTTATCTTATGCGTTGACCTCTGCATCTGGCCATCTATGATCTGTCAAGAACTTCGTTTTTTTGCGATTCAAGCTCTTTGTACTGTCTCCGGTGACATTTAATTGCGCGCTTTACTTTGTCACTCATGACATTTTCAGGTGCAGGATTGATTAGAGTTGATCATGGTCAGGAATTTTGCGTGCGTCGAAGCGACAATTAATTAACGCAAGATACAGCTCAGTCAGATGCTTGTGTTTATAAAACCGGTTATCAGAGCAGCTTGTTTGTGTCTTTTCAGTAGATAAACTAATCACAGACCACTTGCCTCATATAtgtattttattgcttttattcACAGAGCGTACTTGGTCGAATCTATCAGCACCTCCATGTGATGAATTTCAGCGAATCCAGATCAGTGCTGAACTGACGTGGTGACTACTCACGACTATTCTTCACTATTCGCGACTGTTCACCATTGTTCCCACTATTCGTACTATTTGTACTGTTCGTCATTCGCTACTCGCGACTATTCGCTATTCGAGTTTTCCAGACACCCGTCagagcttaagcacgcgacgtttttgagccacggacagCAGGAGGAAGTGAGTTGTTTTCCGATTTAACTTACCTTCACACTATCACATTTATATTGGTAAGTACATTTAGTTTTCTCTAGTGAGATGATTGTACTTTGAAAATCGGGGAGAGATCACTGTCCACTATGCGAAATATTCACTTCCAAGTTACGTCCCTTGCTCAAAAGCGTCGCTTGCTTTAGCTCGGTATCGGTAATATCACTTTTGAGTCAAAACCAGCAAGTTGATTCAGCGTTCATCAATAGCTTTCATGGAACAATCATTTGCGGCAACGTACACATTCCTCAAAGGTCAAGAAAACAACCACGGTTTCCACATTCATTTCTACTGAATTCCTCATTTCAAGACACAAGATGAATCCTTTGCGCCTAATAGTTCACTTTGAAGTTACTTAGGTATCAGGATGACGGTTCTAGATAACCTCTtgctgtttatttattttacttcaCCGAACCACGGAGCAGGGGTTGGAACGTTACCTACGATATCAAGCCCCCCATATCAGGCCCCCCATATCAGGCCCCCATATCAAGCCCCCCATACCAGACCCCCCATATCAAGCCCCCCATATCAGACCCCCCATATCAAGCCCCCTATTGCAAGCCCCGTACAATATCAAGACCCCATATCAGGCCATCTATTTCAATATGAAACCGCCGACCTACCATATCAGGCCCCGACCTACGATATCAAGCCCCTCGTATTAGATGTTCAAAATGAACCTCCTTCCTACGATATCAAGCTCTTCGAGCTTAATCTTCAGTATAGGAAATACCAAAACCGCCAACCTACCATATCAGGCCACGATCAACGATATCAAGCCCATCGTattagattttcaaaatgaagcttTGACCTACGATATCAAGCCCTTCGATTGGAAATATGAAACCGCTCACCTACCATATGAGGCCCCGACCTACGATATCAAGCCCTTCGAGTTAAATCGTCAATATTAAACCGCCGAACAACCATCTCAGACCCCGACCTACGATATCAAGCCTCTTGTattagattttcaaaatgaagctCTGACCTACGCTATCAAGTCCTTCGATAGGAGATACGAAACCGCCGACCTACCATATGACAGGCCCCGACCTACGATATCAAGCCCCTCGTATTAGATGTTCAAAATGAACCTCCTACCTACGAAATCAAGCTCTTCGAGTACTATGCTTCGAGCTTAATCGTCAGTATAGGAAAGACTTAAACCGCCAACCTACCACATCAGGCCCCGATCAACGATATCAAGCCCATCGTattagattttcaaaatgaagctCTGACCTTAGTAACGATATCAAGCCCTTCGATTGGAAATATGAAATCGCCGACCTACCATATGAGGCCCCGACCAACGGTATCAAGCCCTTCGGGTTAAATCGTCAATATTAAACCGCCGAACAACCATATCAGACCCCCACCTACGATATCAAGCCTCTTGTattagattttcaaaatgaagctC
It includes:
- the LOC141880595 gene encoding uncharacterized protein LOC141880595, with the translated sequence MDCKAIKEAISLKTLNKFTFALLTCWIVLGTILCGAFSEIEISEPRYDFRCDGTDDIDKDFLRGKCYSQYRLQNHQLGIPLYAFILINVSLIPIVTCIYSLCIKSTVDKLERFSHQDNNTEPRDKRRSLFIAYLCQLVANIAFEITFFVLLETHLFYPKNFPSDFFCRIKNLSAKRTQSINLFNCHTTRADEKNIWTTAVEVINGFFAFCVFVEIICILSRARNGKKFMENWQFYADHLKSNSDERRQAQPEPMPLVEPQPAVVNMPGNPEITLSPPEHPELVQAPNDFPSAIQTLKEDCVRGTEQLSDLKQPFRRPNHGEGSIHDLKIDEIYIHVAIHEGRGQHYFAKDRREQLKEYPPNAKDCHFAKPQDIVDKKHANVLVVGRPGIGKTSLSTKMLRLWATGEAFNEDHPEKSYFIIVFLVKFRRFNKNAKLSLHELLARAETVQRLDDSVWEFVQNEPTKVLLIFDGLDEYSRKEDINAQEDEPTYMSNVVEKMPLSVLYNKLAAGKLLRGASILTTTRPNAVEYVAHLNFQRTVEILGFTSTNVEDYVQKFSQDSTGAKEKIWEHIKSNANLFSLCYIPVNCFLICHCLLQIFLTSSSQRLPTKITDIYQMTVKMVFFKHNRENLSPEELEKLKKTHTYEPFENFPEELQKLFYKLGEIAFKGIKERRLLFESSEVSGLEECGLFHKLPDLQ